A window of Elephas maximus indicus isolate mEleMax1 chromosome X, mEleMax1 primary haplotype, whole genome shotgun sequence genomic DNA:
AAGGGGGAAAGCAGGCCACGAAAGAGGCCAGGACCGAACGAGAGGGCAGAGTTGGGACTGAGTGAGGAGGTGAGGGGCTGGCCAGGTGGCGAACGCCATCTGAAACGGTGGTGGCAGCGACTCCGGAAGTGCAGCCTGCAGACTAGGCCGAAGCCATGGCCGTGAACTTCAGAGACCCCAGGTGCGGATTCCGCCACAGCGAGGTGGTCGAGTTCATCAATGAAGAGGTCCTCAGCAACGGCGGCAGCCCGGACTTCTACGTGGCCTACAGCTGGAAGCCCTGGAACCATGTGGAGGACCAGCTCCGGGCCATCGTTTCCGACCCGCGGGTGCCCCGCACCTTCAAGAGGGCCTGCACCTGGAGCGCGCTGGCCCTGAGCGTACGTGTGGTCTCCAGGCGGCGGGTACTGCAGGAGCGTCGGGTGCGGCACCTGCAGGAGCAGGCGTCTCAGCGCGAGGCGGCCACCTGGGCCCTGGCCTCAGAGCTGCAGCACCTGCGTAAGGAGTGCGTAGACATCATTTTGCAGTTGCGCCAAACGCAGGCCGACCTGCAGCAGTCGCTGGACGAGAGCGAAGTGCTGCGCGGGCAGCTGCTCCAGGCCAAGAGGTCGGCCCAGTTCGATCCACAGCCCGAGGAGGTCGATCGCGGGTCGCGAGCCCAGCAGCAGTGTGCTACTGCGTGGCCCTGGCACGCAGAGGAGCAAGGCAAGGTGGCGGCCGCGGGCGCAAAGGGCAGGCGGGATGCGGAGGTCCAGGAGAAAGAGGCACAGGGGGGAGGTAAGGCGGGCAACATTTACGTGCCAGGATCCCCGAGTCCCTGGGCCCAGGTCGTTCCACCCCTTCTGCCAATGCCTCACTCACACCCATTTCCATACTACACACCATTCCCAATAGCGTTCCAATGCACCCTACCTCCCCCACCCGCAGCTGTCACCGAGGCAGAAACAGCTGCAGCGGTCCTGTCCCAGATGCCTCCGAGAATGATCTACACCCCTGGTGTGCAGGCTGCAGCGGGGTCACAAAAGGAGATGGGCCCTCTGTGGGACCAGAGAAGCCAAGGCGAGGAGGAAGGTGCCGTGCGTTCGGAGGAGATAGACGCCCTGGTCGACAGCAGGGGCCATGGCAAGCAGGCAGCTACTGTGAGGCCCAAATACATAAACTCCTCTGGGCACAGCTGGAGCCAAggagactcaaggaaacaatctCAGGAGCCAAAGACCTGGCCACCCAAAGGTAAGAAAGCCTTTGAATTCCAGCAACAGGGGAGATCTGCGTCAGACTCAGACAGAGGGAGTGGGGTGGCCCGTGGGG
This region includes:
- the LOC126069626 gene encoding testis-expressed protein 13D-like, with the protein product MAVNFRDPRCGFRHSEVVEFINEEVLSNGGSPDFYVAYSWKPWNHVEDQLRAIVSDPRVPRTFKRACTWSALALSVRVVSRRRVLQERRVRHLQEQASQREAATWALASELQHLRKECVDIILQLRQTQADLQQSLDESEVLRGQLLQAKRSAQFDPQPEEVDRGSRAQQQCATAWPWHAEEQAVTEAETAAAVLSQMPPRMIYTPGVQAAAGSQKEMGPLWDQRSQGEEEGAVRSEEIDALVDSRGHGKQAATVRPKYINSSGHSWSQGDSRKQSQEPKTWPPKAPETLHDAEEAQASRM